A genomic window from Hemitrygon akajei unplaced genomic scaffold, sHemAka1.3 Scf000171, whole genome shotgun sequence includes:
- the LOC140724187 gene encoding NACHT, LRR and PYD domains-containing protein 3-like isoform X3: METLRAQTETLRVNTILMREKVKVFQLVDRYAELTVISTVRDRRLVEHELLTRGRDHEEWTQKHLRKELEKIHIAHLFQNSYSHSFRGKMKGFFTRSNSGSSAAVAGVPGIGKTTMVQKIVYDWATGKIYQQFHFVFCFKFRDLNSINCRINLRELILDQYPYFGNLLRKVWKNPEELLFVFDGLDEFKHRIDFADSRRDTEPKHQCPDPEWWCEVSDIVYSLIQGKLLPGCSVLVTTRPTALHLLEKAEISVWAEILGFVGEERKDYFIRYFEDQTVAEAVFKHVEENKILYTMSYNPSYCWILALALGPFFTQRVRDPQRVPKTITQLYSYYIYNILKNHGREIENPRDVLLRVGQMAFRGVSEMKIVFTNGDLIKYNLQPSQFLSGFLMELLEREDSARSVVYTFPHLTIQEFVAAVAQFLNPHPEDILKSLTKAHKTAGGQFDVFLRFVAGLSSPMTVRGLEEFLGPFPRETTCRVIDWVKEEVKRQSGNTESEAGKRSLLNTLHYLFESQNRGLAQAALGSVETLSFSGMTLTPIDCAVLSHVIGHCDTIKHLDLEKCHIQCEGIQRLGPGLHKCQELRLGENELGDSGVKLVSVALRNPECKIQTLWLGNVGLTDSGAEDLITALSTNPSLTGLNLSGNKLGDSVGKLVSAALENPECKIQKLRLSDVGLTVSGAEDLASDLIKNRSLTDLDLSANNLGDPGVKLVSAALRNPECKIQKLWLGGVCLSDSGVEDLVSAIISNRLLTRLNLESNWLTDRSIPALRRLILALPSLERIVLAENRFSQTGEKELRSLQEPRPGLRVIFDRRNM; the protein is encoded by the exons atggagactctgcgggcacaaactgagactctgagagtgaacacgatcctgatgagggagaaggtgaaggttttccagctggttgatcgatacgctgagctcacggtcatttctactgttcgagatcggagactggtggaacatgagctattgacaagaggcagagaccacgaggaatGGACACAGAAACATCTACGCAAAGAGCTGGAGAAAATTCACATTGCTCATCTATTTCAGAATAGTTACTCACATAGTTTTCGGGGCAAAATGAAAGGATTCTTCACAAGATCAAATtctgggagttcggcagcagtggccggagtcccggggatcgggaaaactacaatggtacaaaagattgtttatgactgggccacggggaaaatataccaacaattccactTTGTCTTCTGTTTCAAATTCcgagatttaaactccattaactgcagaataaacctgagggaactaattctagatcagtatccttactttgggaatttaCTGAgaaaggtctggaagaacccagaggaatTGCTGTTtgtattcgatggtttggatgaattcaagcacagaatcgattttgctgacagtcggagagatacagaacccaagcaccagtgcccagatcccgagtggtggtgtgaagtgtctgacattgtgtacagtttaatccagggcaagctgctcccagggtgttcagtgctggtgaccacccgccccactgcgttacatttattggaaaaggctgagatcagtgtctgggctgaaatcctgggatttgttggtgaggaacgtaAGGATtatttcatcaggtattttgaagatcagacggtggcagaagctgttttcaaacacgtggagGAGAAcaagatcctgtacaccatgagctacaatccctcctactgctggatcctcgctctggcactgggccccttcttcacacaaagagtcagggacccgcagcgagttcccaagaccatcacacaactgtactcctactatatttacaacatcctgaaaaaccacggccgtgagattgagaacccccgtgatgtgttactcagggttggtcagatggccttcagaggagtgtccgagatgaagattgtgtttacaaatggagatttgatcaagtacaatctgcagccttcccagttcctgtccgggttcctgatggagcttttggagagagaggattctgcccggagcgtggtgtacacattcccgcacctcaccatccaagagtttgtagctgcagtcgcacaattcctgaatccacatcccgagGATATCCTGAAATCCCTCACTAAAGCTCACAAAACGGCAGGTGGGCAATTTGatgtatttctccgttttgttgctggtctctcctccccaatgacagttcggggcctggaggagtttctgggtccatttcctcgtgaaacaacctgccgggtgattgactgggtgaaggaggaggttaaacgtcagagtggaaacacagagagtgaagctggtaaaaggagcctcctgaacacattgcactacctgtttgagtctcagaatcgtggactggctcaggccgcactgggatctgtggaaacactttcattcagtggaatgacactgaccccgattgactgcgcggtcctgtctcatgtcatcggacactgtgatacaataaaacacctcgacctggagaaatgccacattcagtgtgaaggaatccagcggctgggacccgggctgcacaagtgccaggagttgag acttggggagaatgaactgggagattcaggagtgaaactggtgtctgtggctctgaggaacccggagtgtaaaatacagacattgtg gttggggaatgtcggtctcacagattctggtgccgaggatctcatcaccgctctcagtacaaacccatcattGACTGGTCTGAACCTGAgtggtaataaactgggagattcagtagggaaactggtgtctgcggctctggagaacccggagtgtaaaatacagaaattgcg gctgagtgatgtcggtctcacagtttctggtgccgaggatctcgccagCGATCTCATTAAAAATCGATCACTCACGGATCTGGACCTGAGTGCTAATAACCTGGGAGatccaggagtgaaactggtgtctgcggctctgaggaacccggagtgtaaaatacagaaactgtg gctggggggtgtctgtctatcagaTTCTGGTGTCGAGGATCTCGTCTCAGCTATCATTTCAAACCGATTGCTAACGCGGCTGAACCTGGAATCAAACTGGCTCACAGACCGATCTATCCCCGCTCTTCGTCGCCTTATATTAGCACTCCCGAGTCTGGAGCGGATCGT gctggcgGAGAATCGGTTCAGTCAAACCGGGGAGAAGGAACTAAGATCTCTCCAGGAACCCAGACCTGGACTGAGAGTGATATTTGACCGTCGGAATATGTGA